A window of the Candidatus Methanoperedens sp. genome harbors these coding sequences:
- a CDS encoding ubiquinone/menaquinone biosynthesis methyltransferase — translation MIPIGSYKQQVMMSQLQKKENVRNMFAGISKRYDFLNHLLSFEKDKYWRRFAVSKLPRGYIIDVCSGTGDIAIEASKKNRVIASDFCYEMLQLCRPKLKKKDIKNVSCIQNDAENLSFKDGTFDGAIVAFGIRNVADIKKALSEMNRVVRKGGNVVVLEFSLPENVVFRHLYYFYFKKILPLVGAVVSRRDGPYNYLPASVMAFPERDEFVKLMKDAGISHVEYFDLTFGIVTVYVGDCNGEISKAKVKKCIC, via the coding sequence TTGATTCCGATTGGATCCTATAAACAGCAGGTAATGATGTCTCAATTGCAAAAAAAAGAAAATGTCCGGAATATGTTCGCAGGTATTTCCAAAAGGTATGATTTCTTAAATCACCTCCTGAGCTTTGAAAAAGATAAATACTGGCGTCGCTTTGCCGTATCAAAGCTTCCACGGGGATATATTATTGATGTCTGTTCAGGTACGGGAGATATCGCAATAGAGGCTTCAAAAAAGAACAGGGTAATAGCTTCGGATTTTTGTTATGAGATGCTGCAATTATGCAGGCCCAAGCTAAAGAAAAAGGATATAAAAAATGTAAGTTGCATCCAGAACGATGCAGAAAACCTTTCTTTTAAAGATGGTACTTTTGATGGCGCAATTGTAGCCTTTGGAATACGTAATGTCGCAGATATAAAGAAAGCTTTATCCGAGATGAACCGTGTGGTCAGAAAAGGGGGCAACGTGGTTGTTCTTGAATTCTCTTTACCTGAGAATGTAGTTTTTAGACATTTGTATTATTTTTATTTCAAGAAGATCTTACCGTTAGTGGGGGCGGTTGTATCCAGAAGGGATGGTCCTTATAATTATCTTCCTGCATCAGTGATGGCATTCCCTGAAAGGGATGAGTTTGTTAAACTTATGAAAGATGCTGGTATTTCACATGTTGAATATTTTGACTTGACTTTCGGGATAGTCACGGTTTATGTGGGGGATTGTAATGGTGAGATAAGTAAAGCTAAAGTGAAAAAGTGTATATGCTAA